In the Oncorhynchus keta strain PuntledgeMale-10-30-2019 chromosome 14, Oket_V2, whole genome shotgun sequence genome, one interval contains:
- the LOC118393989 gene encoding 40S ribosomal protein S13-like has product MGRMHAPGKGLSQSALPYRRSVPTWLKVTSDDVKEQIFKLAKKGLSPSQIGVILRDSHGVAQVRFVTGNKILRILKSKGLAPDLPEDLYHLIKKAVAIRKHLERNRKDKDAKFRLILTESRIHRLARYYKTKRVLAPNWKYESSTASALVA; this is encoded by the exons ATGGGTCGCATGCACGCTCCTGG TAAGGGCCTGTCCCAGTCTGCACTTCCCTACAGACGCAGTGTGCCCACC TGGCTGAAGGTTACATCTGATGATGTCAAAGAGCAGATCTTCAAGCTTGCCAAGAAGGGTCTTTCTCCCTCCCAAATCG GTGTGATCCTTAGGGACTCTCATGGTGTTGCCCAGGTGCGCTTTGTCACTGGAAACAAGATCCTGAGGATCCTCAAGTCTAAGGGCCTGGCCCCTGACCTGCCCGAGGATCTTTACCACCTCATCAAGAAGGCTGTTGCTATAAGGAAGCATCTGGAGAGGAACCGAAAG GACAAGGATGCCAAGTTCCGTCTGATTCTCACTGAAAGTAGAATCCACAGATTGGCACGTTACTACAAGACGAAGAGAGTTCTTGCTCCCAACTGGAAGTA CGAATCCTCTACTGCTTCTGCTCTGGTGGCATAA